In the Campylobacter concisus genome, GCCTTCTTGAAGCTCTTGCTCTGCTTCAGCTACGTCAAATGGTTTTCTGCCAGTCTCAACATACATGCACCATAAAAATGCGATAGAAGCTACGGCAAAGCTTGGGATTTGATATCCGATAACACCGGTTTTTACCATCTCTTGGATCTCAATTAAATTTGATGTTTTAGCTGCAAGCATTACTACGATTAGACACATGATCATAACTGGCTCGACATATACGCCCAGCATTTGCTCCCTGCCGCCGCCTGTTGCTGCAAATGGGTTGCCGCTATCCATTGAAGCTGCACCAAATACAAATCTAAGCAATGCACCAAGATAAAGGATCACAAATATATCTGAATATGCTCCAAAAACAGTATCTTTGCTATATGTTATAGGTATAGCAGCTAGCACTGCAGCTGAAGTTGCAAAAAGGAAAAATGGAGCCCATCTAAATACCCAGTGAGAGCACTCAGGCACGGTTCTTCCTCTTCTAAAGAGTTTTATAATATCGCGATATGTTTGAAAGAAATCGCTACCTTGTTTTGATTGAAGTCTAGCCCTTAGTTTTCTTGCCATACCATCAAACAAAGGAGCTACCAAAACGATAACGACTACTTGAAATATCATTAAAAGTATAGTTTGCATTTTCGTCTCCTAAACTAAAAAGTAGCCCACAGCAAGTATGGCACATAAATAAACTAGGATATAAAGCGTATAGACGTTTGTATATCCGCTTTGAACGATGCCAAGTTTATCAGCAAATTTCATACACCATTTGATGACTGGCTCATAAAACATTCCCCACCAGATATCTTTTGGATGGTTGTGATATTCAACCGCGTCAAAATAATTTCTAGTAACGATCTTTTTATCAGCTCTAAATAGCCATTGCATGATCTTTCTAAGATCGCCTGTAAATGGACCACCTGTCATTTGCATACGTGAGCTATATTTAAAGCCACAAGCCCAAGGATCAGTTTCGCGTGGTTTATCTCTATTTGCTTTCATAACAGCAAGGATGATAAATGGCAAAATCATAGTCGAACATAAAACTAAAGCGATAAGCGGAGTTGAGATCATACTGCCTATTGGTGAAG is a window encoding:
- a CDS encoding respiratory chain complex I subunit 1 family protein, translating into MQTILLMIFQVVVIVLVAPLFDGMARKLRARLQSKQGSDFFQTYRDIIKLFRRGRTVPECSHWVFRWAPFFLFATSAAVLAAIPITYSKDTVFGAYSDIFVILYLGALLRFVFGAASMDSGNPFAATGGGREQMLGVYVEPVMIMCLIVVMLAAKTSNLIEIQEMVKTGVIGYQIPSFAVASIAFLWCMYVETGRKPFDVAEAEQELQEGLLGEYAGSDLGLVQASLILKQFAMIGLFLTIFEPWNFSNPFLAIIIFVIKTGVFYVAAVFIDNFGPRFKMTSSLRKNALGALAISFVALTLYVVGV